Genomic DNA from Paenibacillus sp. MBLB1832:
AGTAGAGAGCGGTAAGATAACAACCTTATTAAATTCAGGCGTGGATCTCCCCAATGCGATAAATATCAGCTCGGGGCCAGGCAGAGTCGCGGTACTATCAGGAGCCAATCTCATTATGCAGCTGGATGACTTCTACGCGAAGAACGGTTGGGCTGATAAATTAAATCCAGGCGCTTATAACTACATCTCTGGCAACAAAATATTCGAAGTTCCGAATGCGATTGATGCGATTGAAATCTATTATAACAAGGATATCTTCCAGAATCTGGGGATCGAAGTTCCTAAAACGAGCACGGATTTCATGAACGCGTTGCAAAAGATTAAAGCTTCCGGAATGACCCCAATCTCCGTCGGAGCAAGAGATGGATTCGCAAGCGGTTGGTTATTTGGAAACATTCTAGAAGCTACTGCCGGACATAAAACGGTCGACAAAGTGTTGTATGGCCAAGCGAAGTGGAACGATGATGCTTATGTAAAAGCGGTTGAAACTTTAGGCGATTGGGTTAAGCAAGGCTTTATCGATAAAGAATCCGTAACGATTTCGGATAATGACGCAAAAGCAAGATTTTTAGATAAGAAGCAAGCGATGATCGCGATAGGAACTTGGTTTATTACGGATATTATTGCGAAAAAAGCAGAAGAGAATGTTGGCATGTTCACTTTACCTTCCTTTGTAGCTGGTGAAAGTACGTTACCGACAGGAGGCCCGGCTAATTCATGGGTTATTCCGGCCAAAGTGAAAGATGTTGATCTCTCCGTCAAATGGATTAACTTCATCCTTTCGAACGATTATGCAAAATTCTTAGGGCAAGATCCGAATTCCAATTCCATTTCTGCCTCTAAAGCATTCGGAAGTAATCCACCGGTAGGTAAGCTTCTTCAACAAGCAATTAAATCGATTGAGCAAGGAGCCGCTTATAATCCGAGCGTTTTCATCGGAGCTGAGACGAAAAGTGCCTATTATCAAAACCTGCAAGGTATCATTGGCGGACTTGTGAAACCAAAGGATGCAATGGCGAACATTCAAGCTGGTGCTGACAAGGATGCTAGTGCCGGATTTAAATTAACAAAGAGCAAATAGCAGCTGATTAGTGGGCACAAGGAGGGAATAAGATGAGTCATCTTAATTCCCTTTCCCTCGCGGGAGAGGGGGATGAAAGAACTGTGATTGTGCAGCGTAGATCTCATGCAGTTGCATGGAGAAAAATGGTTACCGTTTTATCCTTTTTATTACCGGCCTTGTTTTTCTATGGTGTATTTATCCTTTATCCGATCGTAAAAGCAGTTCAACTCAGTTTTTTCGATTGGAATGGGAACACGGAACATATGAATTTCGTTGGTCTTCAGAACTATACGACAGTTATCAAAGATCAAATTTTTATCAATGCGCTGCTCCATAATATTGTTTGGGTACTGCTGGAGTGTGTCCTGGTTATTTTCCCCGTCCTGATTCTTGCCATTATGATTTCTAGTTTGAAAAAGGGGAGAATGTTTTTCCGGTCTGCTTTTTATTTGCCGGCTGTCCTTTCATTGCCTGTCGTTGCTGTCATCTGGGGTAAAATTTATGATCCATTTATTGGCCCCATCAATGCGTTATTGAAGATGGTAGGCCTGCCTCAAATGGCGCTTAACTGGCTAGGGGACCCCGTGACCGTATTACCTTCACTCGTAGTTGCCAGCATATGGGTGGCCTACGGTTTTTATATGGTCTTATATTTAGCGGGGCTTCAATCCATTGATTATACGCTGTACGAAGCGGCTGACATCGACGGAGCTAGCAAAACAGATAAATTTTTTCATGTTACACTGCCATCGTTACGAAACATCATGAATTTAGTCATTAGTATGATTATTATCAATTCATTGAAAAGCTTTTCAATGGTGTGGATCATCACGCAGGGAGGCCCCTTTTATAAAAGTGAGGTGGTTGCTACCTATGTATACAAAGCAGCTTTTAGTATGTTTAAAGTCAGTTATGGCGCAGCAGGCAGTGTAATATTGGCCCTTATCGTCATTGTGGTTACCGTTCTATTCAACTATGTAAGGGAAAGAAGGGAGAGTTCATGACTGAAAAGCTTCAATATGGTCAACTCCTGCTGCGGACCGTACTAACGATACTATTGATCATGTTGGTTACTCCGGTCATTTGGGTGATCTTGGGGAGCTTAAAATCGAATACGGACATATTAAATTATCCATTCGGTTTGCCAACATCCTTTTCTTTTCACAATTATATAAGCGCTTGGGAATTAGGACACTTCGGAAAATACTTGTACAATACGGCCTATGTCACTTTCTTCGGATTAATACTAGTCGTTTTTGTGGGATCTGCGGCAGGATATGCGCTTGCTCAGATTTCATTTAAGGGAAGGGATTTGGTATTTTATTTATTTTTAATTGGTCTTACCTTGCCGACCCAAACCATCATCATTCCGTTATTTTATCAATTAAAAAGCTTAGGGTTAGTCAATTCGTTGTGGGGAGTCATTTTCTCCATGGTGGGGCTTGGGATACCTTTTGGAATTTTTTTAATGAGGAACACATTTCGTGATTTGCCTAGGGAGCTGCGGGAATCTGCTTATGTAGATGGCGCTGGCGAATGGAGGACATTCCTTTCCATTATGCTGCCAATGGCCAAACCTGGCGTACTTGCATTGGTGATATTTAGCTTTATGAGCATGTGGAATGAATATTTGCTCCCGCTTGTTATTCTAATTGATCCAAGTAAATTTACAATAGCTGTCGGTTTAGGTGCGTTTCAAACGGAGCAAAACACGAATTATTCTGCTATTTTCGCAGGTTCTGTCATCTCCATGATTCCAATTGTACTTGTGTATGTCCTTTTTCAAAGACAATTTATTGAAGGTGTTGTGGCTGGTGCACAAAAAGGTTAAGAATTTAAAACAAACATAGGAGTGAAGAGACGATGGCAACAGTAACAGATTTAAGAGTTGGCACACACGTAAAGGATATGGAATGGGGTAAAATTCAATGGCTTTGTGGTCAAGAAATTGATCCAGAATGCGAAATGACGTTTGGTGTTGTCTATATCCATGCGGGTACTTCGAATCCAAGACATAGGCATCCCAATTGTGAAGAGTATATCTTTGTGCTATCCGGCGAATGCATCCACACACTAGGTGACGAGGAGTATCATCTTGAACCAGGCATGATGCTCAGAATTCCAAGGGATGTGTCACACAATGCCACTGTAGTTGGCTGGGAACCATGCAGAATGATCATTACATATTCAGCACCTGACAGACAGACGATCGGCGAATGAAAACGTAGTTGTCGAACTCGAATGGAGGAATAAGGATGACCAACTATGCCGTATTGATTGGCGCACTGGATACGAAGGGGATAGAGTTCCGTTTTGTGAAAGAAGGGCTGGAGAGACTTGGCATTCCAACGCTTATTATCGATGTGGGTGTACTGGATACGCCTTTGTTTGAGCCCGATATTCGGGCTGAGGAAGTTGCAGTTGCTGCTGGCACCACGCTCGAACAACTCCGCCAAATCAATGATCGCGGAAAGGCAGTCACTGCAATGGCAGAAGGAGCTTTTCAAATCCTGAAGCGTCTGGTTAGCGAACGCAGGGTTGGGGGTGTATTCGGGATGGGGGGAACTGCGGGTACGACTGTCGGCGCAGCTGCTATGAAAGCTGTTCCTATAGGCATTCCGAAGCTGCTCGTGTCCACGGTTGCTTCTGGAAATACACGGCCGTATGTCGGAGTGAAAGATGTAACCATGATGTATTCTGTCGTCGATATTGCAGGAATCAACAAGCTTTCACGTCGAATTTTAAGCAATGCTGTCTACGCTCTTGCTGGCATGGTCAAAGAAATACAAGCGGAATCGTCCATCCAGGAAGAACGTGTAACTTTAGGCATGACGATGTTCGGCGTTACGACACCTTGTGTGACAAGGGTTCGAGAAATATTAGAAACTAGAGGCTACGATCTGCTCGTGTTCCATGCAACGGGAGCAGGTGGAATGGCGATGGAAGAACTGATCGACGCGGGGTATATTAAAGGCGTACTCGACATTACAACGACGGAGCTCGCTGACGAATTGGTGGGCGGTATTTTCAGCGCAGGACCTCATCGGTTGGAAGCTGGCGCTAGAGCAGATATCCCTCAGGTGGTGTCTGTAGGCGCTATGGATATGGTAAATTTCGGGCAAACTGAAACGATTCCAGCCCAATTCAAGGATAGGCAATTCTATCAACATAACCCAACTACAACACTAATGAGAACAACGGAAGAAGAAAATAGAAGGCTTGGTACGATTTTGGCAGAAAAATTAAATCAAGCTTCGAACAAAACGGTGGTTATCTTCCCAAAAGGAGGGGTGTCGTTGCTAGACTTACCTTCCAAAGCATTCCATGGCCCAGAGCAAAGAGAGGCCTTATATAGCAGTTTAAAATCGACATTAAAACCAGAGATACCTTTTATCGAAACAGATTTTGATATCAATGATCCTTCTGTAGCTACTCTAATTGCAACTACCATGATTCGGCTTATGGAAGGAAATTCAAATGAATGAAGCGAGGATTCTTATATGGCAATCTCAAGACAAGAAATAGTAAGACGATTGAAAAGTCAGATTCACGAAAATAAAGCAATCATAGGTGCTGGAGCAGGCACGGGGTTATCAGCAAAGAGCGCAGAGGATGGCGGAGTCGATCTAATAATCATATATAATTCGGGAAAATACCGTATGGCTGGTCGCGGTTCTTTGGCGGGTTTAATGCCATATGGGGATGCCAATCAGATTGTAACGGAAATGGGGAGGGAAGTCCTCACGATCGTGAAAGACACTCCGGTTCTTGCAGGGGTTTGCGGAACGGATCCTTTTCGGAACATGGATGTGTTTTTAGAAGATTTGAAAAGATCGGGATTTAGTGGTGTTCAAAATTTTCCAACAGTTGGCTTATGTGATGGTGTTTTCCGCCAAAACTTGGAGGAGACAGGGATGGGGTATGCGTTAGAAGTGGATATGATTCGCAAAGCGCATGAGTTGGATTTATTTACCTCTCCTTATGTTTTTAATGAAGAAGATGCTGTGGCCATGGCTAAGGCCGGTGCGGATATGCTCGTCGCTCACGTCGGACTGACTACGAAAGGGATGATTGGAGCAAAAACCGCACTAACACTAGAGGAATCTATTGATATTGTGCAACGAATTCATGATGCGGGGAAATCCATTAATCCAGATATTATCGTTATTTGTCATGGAGGACCGATTTCAGAACCTGAAGATGCTGCTTATGTACTCGGCCAAACGAAAGGTGTTGTTGGGTTCTTCGGAGCATCGAGCATTGAACGGCTGCCTACAGAAGCGGCAATTTCTGATCAGGTAAGTAAGTTTAAAAGGATTAGCATGTCGTGACGAGGGGGGATCTCGTAGATGGTACAAGTAACGATGCTTAATTTCATGGCAGGAACCGACTTTATCGAATCCCTAAATACGCAGAAGAGTTGGGGAATCACTGTTCTGGATTTAAAGAACGAAATTTTCGGTAAATCACTTATTGATCTCACTGTCGCTGAAGCAAAAGAGGCTGCAAAAGCGATTGAGGATAGAGAAATGTCAGTCTATTGCTTTTCAACCGAGTTATTTCAAGATGATATAGAAATAGGTGAAAAGGCATTCAGAGCGAAATCTGTAGATAAGATTGAACAACTTCTTGAAACTGCCAGTATTCTAAAACCAACCGTCATTCGTTTACTTGCAGCACGCTCAAGCAAACGCAGCTTATTCTCCGATTGTACGGCATACGTGAAAGAGCATCATCCATGGTTGATACCGCTGTATAGAGAAGCTATTGATTGGATAAGTGGTCACGGTTATGAGGTAACGATTGAAAATGAGTGCAATCAGTGTATCTTTTCGAATCCCGAGGAAATGATTTCCTTCTTCGATGAATTGAATCGTAAGGATAGCGTTTATTTGACATATGACGTACAGAATTTATGGGAGATGGGTACGTATCCCTCCTTACAGGTGTATGAAGCACTTGCTCCATACATCGGGTTCTATCATGTGAAAGGCGGACAACAAGGAGAAAATGACAATTCTCTCGCTTGGAGTTCCAGCTTGGAGGACGCAACCTGGCCGGTTATTCCAATGACACAACAAGCAGTAACGGATGGGGTTAGTCCTATAATTTGCATAAATCCATCGCATGGCGTTCGTAAGCCAGGTTACAATTATGATGAAGTGGCAAAGCGAGATCTGGATTATCTCCGAAAACATATAAAAGGAGTATGCTAAGATGACCTATCAAAGGGAATTTACGAAGCGTTTGAGGATAGGAATTGTAGGTCTAGGTCGGCATAGTTATCGTAATATTTTGCCTGCTATGCATTATTTGCCTGTTCAAATTGCAGCAGTTTGCGATATTAACGAGGATCTAGCTAAGTTGACAGCCTTGCAATTCGGTTGTCGGCATTATAGTGATACTGCAAGAATGTATGGGGAAGAAGAATTAGATGCTGTATTCCTGTGTGTATCTCCCCAGCTGCATCCTAAATTGACCATGGATGCATTTGATAGGGGCATTAGTGTCTGGATGGAAAAACCGGTTGCGATGCGAGTACATGAAGTTGAGGAAATGATTTCAAGAAAGAATGGCCATACAGCAGTTGTTGGTTATAAAAAAGCATTTATGCCATCTACGGAAAAAGCAATTGAGATCGTAAATTCCGAGCAATACGGTCAGCATCATTCCAGTTTGGCTGTTTATCCGATGACCATACCTGATAACGGGCAGGAAGTTCTGGATAGCGGTAGTTATGTAAACTGGCTCGCCAATGGTATCCACCCCTTGTCGTTGCTTATTGCCGTTAGCGGAAAAGTTGAAGCGGTAACTGTGCGCCGCAACGCGAGTGGAAGAGGCGTATGCCTATTGGATTTTGCTAACGGCGTTGCAGGTAATTTTCACTTCGCTTCCGGTCCTCAACCGATTGAATCATACCGTTTTTTCGGGGAATCCTGGCACCTTGAAATTGAAAATTCTTTACGCGTTAAATTGCAAAGGGGAATCCCGTTTGATTATGAAAGTACCCACAATTACATTCCTCAGGGTACAGATTCCGGCGCTGTTATATGGGAGCCGCAAAATTGTTTGGCGACACTGGAGAATAAAGCCATATTTACGCAAGGCATGTATGGAGAAATGAAGTATTTCTGTGATTGCGTACTGGAGAATAGACAAGCAGAGCGAGGATCTTTGGAATTTGCCCTAGAGGTTATGAAAGTGTATGAAGCTGCCTTATTGTCCAATGGTAAAACTAGGGTCATCTAAGGTTGAAATATTGTATTTTGTATATTATGAGTTATAATATACATATATAATTATTTTAGAGATCGGCGGGAAGCGACGATGTTAGTAGGGAAGTTAGAAAAACAACCAATGAGGCAGGAAGTCTATAATAGTTTATTAAGCGGGATTGTTTCCGGTGAACTCGAACCGGGAAAACAGTTGGATGAGAAGGAGCTTTCGGAGAGGCTCGGCGTAAGTCGAACACCGATAAGGGAAGCTATAAATCGTCTTGCACAAGAAGGAATCGTTACGGAAATTCCCTATCGCGGAAACTTCGTAAGGCAGTTTTCACCTAAAGAAGTTAGGGATTTGTATGAAGTAAGAAAATCACTTGAAGTTATGGCGATTCGCTTAGCGATTGCGTATATGACAGAAGAAGAAGCAGCTGAGATATCTGAACTTGTACACCTATCGGCTACGGCTGCCAAAGATAATGATC
This window encodes:
- a CDS encoding ABC transporter substrate-binding protein, with amino-acid sequence MKKSMGILLTLFLVVVTITACGTSNTSSSTSAPATTASDSSKPSEKESAVTKVVRVVIAAAVNDVDKENNKKIKDLFEKVNPGYKLEFVEMDNKVESGKITTLLNSGVDLPNAINISSGPGRVAVLSGANLIMQLDDFYAKNGWADKLNPGAYNYISGNKIFEVPNAIDAIEIYYNKDIFQNLGIEVPKTSTDFMNALQKIKASGMTPISVGARDGFASGWLFGNILEATAGHKTVDKVLYGQAKWNDDAYVKAVETLGDWVKQGFIDKESVTISDNDAKARFLDKKQAMIAIGTWFITDIIAKKAEENVGMFTLPSFVAGESTLPTGGPANSWVIPAKVKDVDLSVKWINFILSNDYAKFLGQDPNSNSISASKAFGSNPPVGKLLQQAIKSIEQGAAYNPSVFIGAETKSAYYQNLQGIIGGLVKPKDAMANIQAGADKDASAGFKLTKSK
- a CDS encoding carbohydrate ABC transporter permease, with amino-acid sequence MSHLNSLSLAGEGDERTVIVQRRSHAVAWRKMVTVLSFLLPALFFYGVFILYPIVKAVQLSFFDWNGNTEHMNFVGLQNYTTVIKDQIFINALLHNIVWVLLECVLVIFPVLILAIMISSLKKGRMFFRSAFYLPAVLSLPVVAVIWGKIYDPFIGPINALLKMVGLPQMALNWLGDPVTVLPSLVVASIWVAYGFYMVLYLAGLQSIDYTLYEAADIDGASKTDKFFHVTLPSLRNIMNLVISMIIINSLKSFSMVWIITQGGPFYKSEVVATYVYKAAFSMFKVSYGAAGSVILALIVIVVTVLFNYVRERRESS
- a CDS encoding carbohydrate ABC transporter permease, whose protein sequence is MTEKLQYGQLLLRTVLTILLIMLVTPVIWVILGSLKSNTDILNYPFGLPTSFSFHNYISAWELGHFGKYLYNTAYVTFFGLILVVFVGSAAGYALAQISFKGRDLVFYLFLIGLTLPTQTIIIPLFYQLKSLGLVNSLWGVIFSMVGLGIPFGIFLMRNTFRDLPRELRESAYVDGAGEWRTFLSIMLPMAKPGVLALVIFSFMSMWNEYLLPLVILIDPSKFTIAVGLGAFQTEQNTNYSAIFAGSVISMIPIVLVYVLFQRQFIEGVVAGAQKG
- a CDS encoding cupin domain-containing protein; this encodes MATVTDLRVGTHVKDMEWGKIQWLCGQEIDPECEMTFGVVYIHAGTSNPRHRHPNCEEYIFVLSGECIHTLGDEEYHLEPGMMLRIPRDVSHNATVVGWEPCRMIITYSAPDRQTIGE
- a CDS encoding Tm-1-like ATP-binding domain-containing protein, yielding MTNYAVLIGALDTKGIEFRFVKEGLERLGIPTLIIDVGVLDTPLFEPDIRAEEVAVAAGTTLEQLRQINDRGKAVTAMAEGAFQILKRLVSERRVGGVFGMGGTAGTTVGAAAMKAVPIGIPKLLVSTVASGNTRPYVGVKDVTMMYSVVDIAGINKLSRRILSNAVYALAGMVKEIQAESSIQEERVTLGMTMFGVTTPCVTRVREILETRGYDLLVFHATGAGGMAMEELIDAGYIKGVLDITTTELADELVGGIFSAGPHRLEAGARADIPQVVSVGAMDMVNFGQTETIPAQFKDRQFYQHNPTTTLMRTTEEENRRLGTILAEKLNQASNKTVVIFPKGGVSLLDLPSKAFHGPEQREALYSSLKSTLKPEIPFIETDFDINDPSVATLIATTMIRLMEGNSNE
- a CDS encoding phosphoenolpyruvate hydrolase family protein, yielding MAISRQEIVRRLKSQIHENKAIIGAGAGTGLSAKSAEDGGVDLIIIYNSGKYRMAGRGSLAGLMPYGDANQIVTEMGREVLTIVKDTPVLAGVCGTDPFRNMDVFLEDLKRSGFSGVQNFPTVGLCDGVFRQNLEETGMGYALEVDMIRKAHELDLFTSPYVFNEEDAVAMAKAGADMLVAHVGLTTKGMIGAKTALTLEESIDIVQRIHDAGKSINPDIIVICHGGPISEPEDAAYVLGQTKGVVGFFGASSIERLPTEAAISDQVSKFKRISMS
- a CDS encoding sugar phosphate isomerase/epimerase family protein, which translates into the protein MVQVTMLNFMAGTDFIESLNTQKSWGITVLDLKNEIFGKSLIDLTVAEAKEAAKAIEDREMSVYCFSTELFQDDIEIGEKAFRAKSVDKIEQLLETASILKPTVIRLLAARSSKRSLFSDCTAYVKEHHPWLIPLYREAIDWISGHGYEVTIENECNQCIFSNPEEMISFFDELNRKDSVYLTYDVQNLWEMGTYPSLQVYEALAPYIGFYHVKGGQQGENDNSLAWSSSLEDATWPVIPMTQQAVTDGVSPIICINPSHGVRKPGYNYDEVAKRDLDYLRKHIKGVC
- a CDS encoding Gfo/Idh/MocA family protein — protein: MTYQREFTKRLRIGIVGLGRHSYRNILPAMHYLPVQIAAVCDINEDLAKLTALQFGCRHYSDTARMYGEEELDAVFLCVSPQLHPKLTMDAFDRGISVWMEKPVAMRVHEVEEMISRKNGHTAVVGYKKAFMPSTEKAIEIVNSEQYGQHHSSLAVYPMTIPDNGQEVLDSGSYVNWLANGIHPLSLLIAVSGKVEAVTVRRNASGRGVCLLDFANGVAGNFHFASGPQPIESYRFFGESWHLEIENSLRVKLQRGIPFDYESTHNYIPQGTDSGAVIWEPQNCLATLENKAIFTQGMYGEMKYFCDCVLENRQAERGSLEFALEVMKVYEAALLSNGKTRVI
- a CDS encoding GntR family transcriptional regulator, yielding MLVGKLEKQPMRQEVYNSLLSGIVSGELEPGKQLDEKELSERLGVSRTPIREAINRLAQEGIVTEIPYRGNFVRQFSPKEVRDLYEVRKSLEVMAIRLAIAYMTEEEAAEISELVHLSATAAKDNDLSSYSKYDTQFHDKLLKCSRNEILYHIMSSMNTQILIIRQMANKNDAVVRRAQFERESIEFAIRTRNADVAAKFMEEHIDNVMKDVISRLPE